The DNA sequence CAATAGCACCACGGATCTGTATGTGTGAAACAGACAACAGTCTTACTAAACCCTTGGCGTCGCGTCTATAGGGAGGCTGTATGTTCCCATGTCTCTGGCATCTTTGGTCAGTTTATTGGGCTCCGATGAATTTCCTATTCACTAGTCTGCGGGGAAGGAAAAGCATAGCAATTGTCGTACTTTAAACCTATACTAAATATGAAAGGAGCAGGACATGGCAAAGATCTATCCTTTCTATGGTGTAAGATACAATTCCGCACGGGTTGGGGGCTGGTCAGAAGTCACAGCACCGCCCTATGATGTAATCTCCGAGGAGCAACGGGAAGGGTATGCCCGGCGTAGTGCGTACAACGTGGTCCAGCTGATCCTCCCCCAGGGTGAGGGGGATGAGCGATACGCTGCGGCAGCCAAGTACTTCAGGGACTGGTTGGCCGATGGCATCTTGGTCAAAGAAGCAGAACCGGCCATCTACGTTTATTCCCAAAGGTTTCAGGTCGAAGGTGCTACCTACGAACGCACCGGATTCATCTCTATTATTCAACTGGAGCCCTTCGAGAATCGCGTGGTCCTGCCCCACGAGAAAACATTGGCTAAGCCTAAGGAGGATCGGCTGAAGCTGATGCGGGCCTGCATGGCTAACTTGAGCCAGGTCTTCGGTATGTATAGGGATCCCTCCGGGACAGACCAGGCAGTATTCGAAGCGGTCAAGAAGGAAGCTCCCCACGTGTCCTTCACCGATGGGGAAGGGGTTACCCATGCTTTGTGGGTAGTGACGGATCGGGAGCTTATTCGGACGCTACAGGCGCTACTGAAGGATAAGCAAGTGTACATCGCCGATGGGCACCATCGCTATGAAACGGCCCTCAACTTAAGGGCGGAGCTGTCCCAAGCTGGTACTTCAGGCGATGAGGGCTTCAATTATGTCATGATGATGTTTGTTAACACAAATGATCCCGGTATGGTGGTATTACCCACCCATCGGATGGTGCATACTTTACCTGACTGGGATCTTAGCAAGTTCTTGCAGGATGTGGAACGATACTTTACGGTGGAAAAATGGGACGGCTCTATAGAGAGCGAGGTTGGACTGAAGGCTTTTGTGGACGCCTTGGCCAATGGTCAGGCCCGAGGCCAGTGTGTCTTCGGGGTCTACGGGCAGGGGGACGCTTACCTGCTAACGTTGAAGTCCTACCAGGTGATGGCGGAGCTTTATCCCCAGAAGCCCGAAGCCTGGCGGAAACTGGATGTGGCGGTGCTTCATTCGTTGGTGTTTGAAAGGGTCCTAGGGATGACGCAGGAAAGCCAACTGCGCCAGGAACACCTAAGCTACACCCGTAACGCCGCGGAGGTAGTGGCGCAGGTCCAGGCCGGAAGGTACCAATTTGGCGTCTTCACGAACCCCACCCCGTCGGAGGCGGTGAGTGAGGTAGCTAATGCCGGTGAAGTGATGCCTCAGAAGTCGACTTATTACTATCCAAAGCTAGCTAGCGGTCTAGTATTCTATGATCTCAAGGATCGTCTCGCAGATGGATAGAACACCATAAAGAAGGCTTCGGTCCGAAGGAAAGATCCTGTCCCTCGTTCCACAATCATTGGAGGGCTAGGATGTGCAATTGCGGGTGCTCCTGAGCATGGTCAAA is a window from the Bacillota bacterium genome containing:
- a CDS encoding DUF1015 domain-containing protein, with translation MAKIYPFYGVRYNSARVGGWSEVTAPPYDVISEEQREGYARRSAYNVVQLILPQGEGDERYAAAAKYFRDWLADGILVKEAEPAIYVYSQRFQVEGATYERTGFISIIQLEPFENRVVLPHEKTLAKPKEDRLKLMRACMANLSQVFGMYRDPSGTDQAVFEAVKKEAPHVSFTDGEGVTHALWVVTDRELIRTLQALLKDKQVYIADGHHRYETALNLRAELSQAGTSGDEGFNYVMMMFVNTNDPGMVVLPTHRMVHTLPDWDLSKFLQDVERYFTVEKWDGSIESEVGLKAFVDALANGQARGQCVFGVYGQGDAYLLTLKSYQVMAELYPQKPEAWRKLDVAVLHSLVFERVLGMTQESQLRQEHLSYTRNAAEVVAQVQAGRYQFGVFTNPTPSEAVSEVANAGEVMPQKSTYYYPKLASGLVFYDLKDRLADG